The Henckelia pumila isolate YLH828 chromosome 2, ASM3356847v2, whole genome shotgun sequence genome includes a window with the following:
- the LOC140885417 gene encoding zinc finger protein 6-like produces the protein MQIEESHVQESKSSTSHLVLDLSLSNKNSIQELSRFHRKNPSQNAPSDEEIGGNNESHHRVFYCNYCSRKFYSSQALGGHQNAHKRERTMAKQGRIIGEYGHRFLSMASLPLHGSFNSTSLGIQAHNNSMVHKPGLIFDFSSPSGRSWPRIAPPSSANAARFNGGRKLSHHLKINNDQKEMKKLDLTLKL, from the coding sequence ATGCAAATCGAAGAGTCCCATGttcaagaatccaagagtagtACTTCCCATCTTGTGTTAGATCTGAGCCTTTCAAACAAGAATTCAATTCAAGAACTCAGCCGTTTCCACAGAAAAAATCCATCTCAAAACGCACCAAGTGATGAAGAAATTGGAGGGAACAACGAATCCCATCATCGGGTTTTCTATTGCAACTACTGCAGCAGGAAATTCTACAGTTCACAGGCTCTTGGAGGCCACCAGAATGCTCATAAACGGGAGAGAACGATGGCGAAGCAAGGGCGGATCATCGGCGAATATGGTCACCGATTTTTGAGCATGGCTTCTTTACCTTTACATGGATCTTTCAACAGTACTTCTCTTGGGATTCAAGCTCATAATAATTCCATGGTCCACAAGCCAGgtttaatatttgatttctcaTCACCATCTGGTAGGTCATGGCCAAGAATCGCCCCGCCTTCGAGTGCCAATGCTGCTAGATTTAACGGTGGCCGGAAGTTATCTCATCATTTGAAGATTAATAATGATCAAAAGGAGATGAAGAAGTTGGACTTGACTCTTAAACTATAA